ACAGGGAATTGAAGCGGGTGACGACGATTTCGCCCAGTTCGCCGGGAGGAACGGCCTGCCCCGTCACGGGATCGACGATCTCGACATACACCTCCTCGCAGATATGCCAGCCCTTCTTTTCACCACATTCGAAGCCGATATCACCGACTTCTGTGGCCCCGTACATCGTGTAGGTGTCGATGCCGTATTTCTTCTCCAGGGTTTCCCGGACGTTGGGCAAAAGGGGTTCGGCGGCGAAGCAGGCCTTCTTGATGCGAAAATCCGTCCCGAACCGGAAATTCAGTTCTTCGGCCTTTTCGATGATCGACATCAGAAAGCTCGGGGTGCCCGAAAAGACCGTGGGCTTCAGATCCCGGATCAATTGCACCTGCTGTTCCCGCCCGGCGGCGCCGGAGGGAATGACCGTCGCGCCGACTTTGCGCAGGCCGTTGTGGAAGGTGAGTCCCGCCGCCACCATGTGGTAGGAAAAGGCGTTTAGGGCAATGTCACCTTTTTGAACCCCGGCGGCCTTGTAGGCCCGGGCCCAGAGTGGATCGTCTTCGCCGAGATGAGGTTCATAAACCGGGCCGGGGGAGATGAAGATCCGGTCGATTTCGGCGTCGGGGTCGTCGAGCCCTCCGTAGGGCGGTTCGGCCAGTTCCCATTCGACAAGTTTTTCCCTTGAGATGACGGGCAGTTTGGCCATGTCGTCGGGAAAACGGAAGGTCTCCGGATCGACACCTGCGCCATCGAGGATGGCCTTGAAGCGTTTCGATTTTTCGCTCCCTTCCCGGAGCATCCGCCTCATCCTTCGCCCCTGATGGATCTGGCGGTCTTCCACGCTCTGGGTTTCGTTTTCATCAAAATAAGCCGTCATAGCCGCTCCTTTCCCTACAGCCAGCGTTTTCTCCGTCGGTAGGATTTGACGTTTTCGTAGGTTTTCGTCTTGTCCGCCGCACCCATCCCCAGGTAAAACTCCTTCACATCGGGGTTGGATG
The window above is part of the Deltaproteobacteria bacterium genome. Proteins encoded here:
- a CDS encoding phenylacetate--CoA ligase → MTAYFDENETQSVEDRQIHQGRRMRRMLREGSEKSKRFKAILDGAGVDPETFRFPDDMAKLPVISREKLVEWELAEPPYGGLDDPDAEIDRIFISPGPVYEPHLGEDDPLWARAYKAAGVQKGDIALNAFSYHMVAAGLTFHNGLRKVGATVIPSGAAGREQQVQLIRDLKPTVFSGTPSFLMSIIEKAEELNFRFGTDFRIKKACFAAEPLLPNVRETLEKKYGIDTYTMYGATEVGDIGFECGEKKGWHICEEVYVEIVDPVTGQAVPPGELGEIVVTRFNSLFFLVRFGTGDLSRLIAESCPCGRSSYRLDGIAGRVGEAVKVRGLFVAPSQLRALMKAWPEEALQILVDREDDKDVLTARLFSPALPTDALMETFRKNFRETCTVGIDKLEWVDRKEWDDQTPMIVDQRKWG